A single bacterium HR11 DNA region contains:
- the arcB gene encoding Delta(1)-pyrroline-2-carboxylate reductase, producing the protein MTTRILTRRDIERITDPDEILRAVEAAFRAHGLQQTQMPPKSYLFYPRYHGDLRTMPAYIEPMEATGVKIVNVHLQNKARGLPTVMAVIVLNDPATGYPLAIMDGTWLTALRTGAAGAIAAKYLARPESRRIGFVGCGVQAETQLLMTLRVCRLQELAAFDVDERRRDAFCAMAAERYGLRVVGSNRLEDIYTCDIITTTTPSTEPILQNEGIRPGTHINAIGADAPGKEELDPVILQRALIVVDSWEQAVHSGEINVPIDRGLITREDIYAELGEIVAGLKPGRTRPDQVTVFDSTGLAIQDIASAYVVWTKARAQAVGLEIDIVGVG; encoded by the coding sequence GTGACGACTCGAATCCTGACACGCCGAGACATCGAACGGATCACCGACCCGGACGAGATTTTGCGGGCCGTCGAGGCGGCCTTTCGGGCCCATGGCCTTCAGCAGACGCAGATGCCGCCCAAGAGCTACCTTTTCTATCCCCGGTATCACGGGGACTTGCGGACGATGCCGGCCTACATCGAGCCGATGGAAGCGACGGGCGTCAAGATCGTGAACGTCCATCTTCAGAACAAAGCGCGCGGCCTCCCGACCGTCATGGCCGTCATCGTCCTGAACGATCCGGCGACTGGCTATCCCCTGGCCATCATGGACGGGACCTGGCTGACGGCCCTCCGGACCGGGGCCGCCGGGGCCATCGCCGCCAAGTATCTGGCCCGGCCGGAGAGTCGTCGCATCGGCTTCGTCGGTTGTGGTGTCCAAGCTGAGACCCAACTTCTGATGACCCTGCGGGTATGCCGTCTCCAAGAGTTGGCCGCCTTCGACGTGGACGAGCGCCGACGGGACGCCTTCTGCGCGATGGCCGCCGAACGATACGGTCTCCGGGTCGTCGGCTCGAATCGCCTCGAGGACATCTACACCTGTGACATCATCACGACGACGACGCCCTCGACGGAGCCGATCCTTCAAAATGAAGGTATCCGGCCCGGCACCCACATCAACGCCATCGGGGCGGACGCCCCGGGCAAGGAAGAGCTGGACCCGGTTATTCTTCAGCGGGCCCTCATCGTCGTCGATTCCTGGGAACAGGCCGTCCACAGCGGGGAGATCAACGTCCCCATCGACCGGGGTCTGATCACGCGGGAGGACATTTATGCCGAGCTCGGCGAGATCGTCGCCGGTCTGAAGCCGGGGCGGACGCGACCCGACCAGGTCACCGTCTTTGACTCGACAGGCCTGGCCATTCAGGATATCGCGTCGGCGTATGTCGTGTGGACCAAGGCCCGGGCCCAGGCGGTGGGCCTGGAAATCGACATCGTGGGCGTGGGATGA